The following coding sequences are from one Stigmatopora nigra isolate UIUO_SnigA chromosome 10, RoL_Snig_1.1, whole genome shotgun sequence window:
- the srsf3a gene encoding serine/arginine-rich splicing factor 3a, giving the protein MGDNSYSSRDCPLDCKVYVGNLGNNGNKAELESAFGYFGPLRSVWVARNPPGFAFVEFEDPRDASDAVRELDGRNMCGCRVRVELSTGEKRSRSRGPPPSWSRHPRDEGRRRSSPIRRRSPRRRSLSRSRSRSLSRDKRRYRSLSRDKTRKRSKSFSRSRSRSRSNDRK; this is encoded by the exons ATGGGAG ACAATTCTTACAGCAGCAGAGACTGTCCACTGGACTGCAAAGTTTATGTGGGGAATCTTGGAAACAACGGCAACAAGGCAGAGCTGGAATCGGCTTTTGGCTACTTCGGTCCATTAAGAAGTGTTTGGGTTGCCAGAAACCCACCAGGCTTTGCTTTTGTAGAGTTTGAAGATCCAAGAGATGCCTCTGATGCTGTCAGAGAACTTGACGGAAG AAATATGTGTGGATGTCGAGTGCGTGTTGAATTGTCCACTGGGGAAAAGCGTTCCAGAAGCCGTGGCCCCCCACCGTCCTGGAGTCGCCACCCAAGGGATGAAGGCAGACGCCGAAGCTCTCCAATTAGACGCAG ATCCCCTCGGAGAAGGAGTTTGAGCCGCAGTCGTAGCAG gtCTCTGTCACGAGACAAACGCAGGTATCGGTCTCTGTCACGAGACAAGACCCGTAAACGCTCTAAATCATTCTCGCGGTCAAGAAG CCGCTCTCGTTCCAATGACAGGAAGTGA
- the LOC144203139 gene encoding sodium- and chloride-dependent GABA transporter 2-like, with protein sequence MENDSKIKFKAGKERAASGPVIVARGQWSNKMEFLLAVAGQIIGLGNVWRFPYLCYKNGGGVFFIPYILFLFTCGIPLFLLETALGQYTKQGSITCWKKICPLFEGMGYGSQVVVLYSSIYYIIILAWAFFYLFSSLSTELPWASCRNSWNTETCVEFNQGRMLNWTLTGNATSPVREFWERRVLNLTGSVHDLGGFRWELVLCLLLSWIICYFCVWKGVKSTGKVVYFTATFPYVMLAILLVRGLTLPGAINGIKFYVYPEPSRLADPQVWMDAGTQIFYSYAICIGCLMALGSYNKYNNNCYKDCIYLCLLNSGTSFVAGFAIFSVLGFMAYEQNTDISKVAESGPGLAFIAYPRAVAMMPFPQIWAIFFFIMIILLGLDSEFVGLEALATAICDLKPSFFHVGHRRKLLLLFISVCCFFIGLVMVTDGGLYIFQLFDYYACSGMTLLLFALLQSVCIGWVYGADRFYDNIEDMIGYRPFPLIKLCLKYVTPVICMGTFIFSLVKYKPLKFNHTVEYPWWGYALGLWFTLSSTLIVPLRMAYNLLSTPGTIRQRFAILCTPSKDILLPKSDNNVNELQNLPHKSAVML encoded by the exons ATGGAAAATGACTCAAAGATCAAGTTCAAGGCTGGCAAGGAAAGGGCCGCATCTGGACCAGTTATTGTGGCCAGAGGACAGTGGTCCAATAAAATGGAGTTCCTCCTTGCAGTTGCAGGACAAATTATTGGACTTGGAAATGTGTGGCGGTTCCCTTACCTTTGCTACAAAAATGGAGGAG GGGTGTTCTTCATCCCTTACATACTCTTCCTCTTTACATGTGGCATCCCCTTATTTCTACTGGAGACGGCTCTTGGCCAGTACACTAAACAAGGCTCCATCACCTGTTGGAAGAAAATTTGTCCTCTTTTCGAAG GTATGGGTTATGGAAGTCAAGTGGTAGTTTTATACTCCAGCATTTATTACATCATCATATTGGCATGGGCATTCTTCTACCTCTTCTCTTCCTTAAGCACTGAGCTGCCATGGGCAAGCTGCAGAAACAGTTGGAACACAG AAACATGTGTGGAGTTCAATCAAGGACGCATGCTCAACTGGACTCTCACAGGAAATGCAACGTCACCAGTGAGGGAATTTTGGga GAGGAGAGTATTGAATTTGACCGGAAGTGTCCATGATTTAGGAGGTTTTCGATGGGAGTTGGTTCTGTGCCTTCTTTTATCTTGGATTATCTGCTACTTTTGTGTGTGGAAAGGAGTGAAGTCCACGGGAAAG GTTGTGTACTTCACTGCCACATTTCCTTATGTGATGCTGGCCATTTTGCTTGTCCGTGGACTCACTCTGCCCGGGGCCATCAATGGCATTAAGTTTTATGTCTACCCAGAACCATCTCGCCTTGCTGATCCACAG GTCTGGATGGACGCTGGCACACAAATTTTCTATTCCTATGCCATTTGCATCGGTTGTTTGATGGCACTTGGCAGTTACAACAAGTACAACAATAACTGTTACAA AGATTGTATATACTTGTGCCTCCTGAACAGCGGGACCAGTTTTGTGGCTGGTTTTGCAATCTTCTCTGTTCTTGGATTTATGGCTTACGAGCAAAACACAGATATATCCAAAGTAGCGGAATCAG GTCCCGGCTTGGCCTTCATTGCTTATCCTCGAGCTGTAGCCATGATGCCATTTCCACAGATTTGGGCCATCTTCTTTTTCATCATGATCATCCTGCTTGGACTGGACAGCGAG TTTGTAGGTTTGGAAGCTCTTGCAACCGCTATTTGTGACCTGAAACCTTCCTTCTTCCACGTCGGCCACAGACGCAAACTACTTTTACTCTTCATTAGTGTTTGCTGTTTCTTCATCGGCCTGGTGATGGTCACTGAT GGAGGATTATATATTTTCCAGTTGTTTGACTACTACGCCTGCAGTGGGATGACTCTCCTTCTCTTTGCCTTACTTCAGTCAGTTTGTATTGGCTGGGTTTATG GAGCAGATCGTTTCTATGACAACATTGAGGACATGATTGGATACAGACCTTTTCCACTGATTAAACTTTGCTTGAAATATGTCACTCCAGTTATCTGCATG GGAACATTTATCTTCTCATTGGTCAAATACAAGCCATTAAAGTTCAACCACACCGTTGAGTACCCATGGTGGGGTTATGCTCTGGGCTTGTGGTTCACTTTGTCCTCCACACTCATTGTTCCTTTACGGATGGCGTACAACCTGTTATCCACTCCTGGGACAATTCGTCAG CGTTTCGCCATCCTGTGCACTCCATCAAAAGACATTTTGCTGCCCAAATCGGACAACAACGTAAATGAATTACAAAACTTGCCGCACAAATCAGCCGTGATGTTGTGA
- the fkbp5 gene encoding peptidyl-prolyl cis-trans isomerase FKBP5 isoform X2: protein MTTDQDFSLDGPSAAAAFAAKGTDVTVKKDQGIIKVVKHPGIDGERPMIGDRVTIHYTGRLLNGKVFHSSREGNESFSFNIGKGQVLKAWDIGVLSMQRGEVCTLLCKPEYAYGSGNLDKIPPNSSVLFEIELLKFKGENLTDDGGIIRRIKSKGDGYLNPNDGTIVEVHLEGSCDGRLFDIRDVSFVVSESVDKGVPFGVDRAMDKMQKGECCILYLTHKYGFGSKGNQTFKIGPDKDIVYQVTLKDFKRAKESWEMDLHEKLTQALEIKLKGNQYYKLGHYNHAVIQYQRIVLWLEMECVNDFEQQKQIKDFLLSAHLNLALCFLRIQDLSLVVENCNKVIEIDSCNEKALYRRGEGRLLKNEFHLAMVDFKSVLQVNPSNQAARTQIVNCQKKMKEHHELDKKTYAHMFQKLAEKDAKGGRTKRKRDDSMKSSMNGELGFKRRRSQDSLSRQ from the exons ATGACAACTGATCAAGATTTTAGTTTAGACGGGCCTTCAGCTGCGGCTGCGTTTGCCGCAAAGGGCACTGATGTAACTGTTAAAAAAGATCAAGGAATAATCAAG GTTGTCAAGCATCCGGGGATTGATGGGGAACGCCCAATGATCGGAGACAGAGTTACCATCCATTACACTGGAAGGTTGCTCAATGGAAAGGTGTTTCACTCTAGCCGAGAGGGGAATGAGTCGTTTTCCTTCAATATTGGCAAGG GACAAGTCCTCAAAGCATGGGATATCGGTGTGTTATCGATGCAGAGAGGAGAGGTATGCACGTTGCTGTGTAAGCCTGAGTATGCCTATGGCTCTGGAAATCTTGACAAAATTCCTCCCAACTCATCAGTCCTGTTTGAG ATTGAACTACTGAAATTCAAAGGAGAGAATCTCACAGATGATGGTGGAATCATTCGGAGAATAAAGTCCAAGGGGGACGGCTACTTAAATCCCAATGATGGAACAATCGTTGAAG TGCATCTGGAAGGGAGTTGTGACGGTCGATTGTTTGACATCAGGGATGTCAGCTTTGTTGTTAGTGAATCAGTGGATAAAGGTGTTCCATTCGGAGTGGACCGTGCTATGGACAAGATGCAGAAAGGAGAGTGCTGTATACTCTACTTGACTCATAA ATATGGCTTTGGAAGCAAAGGAAaccaaacatttaaaattggGCCAGACAAAGACATTGTATATCAGGTTACCCTCAAAGACTTTAAAAGG gcAAAAGAGTCATGGGAAATGGACTTACATGAAAAGCTGACCCAGGCCTTAGAAATCAAACTTAAAGGCAATCAGTAttacaag ttaGGACATTACAACCATGCTGTCATACAGTACCAGCGTATTGTTTTATGGTTGGAGATGGAGTGCGTCAATGACTTTGAGCAGCAGAAGCAGATAAAGGACTTTCTGTTGTCGGCACACCTCAATTTAGCCTTGTGTTTCCTGCGTATTCAAGATTTGTCACTCGTAGTGGAAAACTGCAACAAG GTGATTGAGATTGACAGTTGCAACGAGAAGGCCCTGTATCGTCGTGGCGAGGGCCGTCTACTTAAAAATGAATTCCACTTAGCAATGGTGGATTTTAAAAGTGTGCTACAAGTCAACCCCTCGAATCAAGCAGCTAGAACCCAGATAGTGAACTgccaaaaaaagatgaaggaGCATCACGAGCTAGACAAGAAGACATATGCTCACATGTTCCAGAAATTGGCAGAAAAGGACGCAaag GGTGGGAGGACCAAGAGGAAGAGGGATGACAGCATGAAAAGCAGCATGAACGGAGAACTGGGCTTTAAACGGCGACGGAGTCAGGATAGCCTGTCACGCCAGTGA
- the fkbp5 gene encoding peptidyl-prolyl cis-trans isomerase FKBP5 isoform X1: protein MEYSLKSESLGCPPAADMTTDQDFSLDGPSAAAAFAAKGTDVTVKKDQGIIKVVKHPGIDGERPMIGDRVTIHYTGRLLNGKVFHSSREGNESFSFNIGKGQVLKAWDIGVLSMQRGEVCTLLCKPEYAYGSGNLDKIPPNSSVLFEIELLKFKGENLTDDGGIIRRIKSKGDGYLNPNDGTIVEVHLEGSCDGRLFDIRDVSFVVSESVDKGVPFGVDRAMDKMQKGECCILYLTHKYGFGSKGNQTFKIGPDKDIVYQVTLKDFKRAKESWEMDLHEKLTQALEIKLKGNQYYKLGHYNHAVIQYQRIVLWLEMECVNDFEQQKQIKDFLLSAHLNLALCFLRIQDLSLVVENCNKVIEIDSCNEKALYRRGEGRLLKNEFHLAMVDFKSVLQVNPSNQAARTQIVNCQKKMKEHHELDKKTYAHMFQKLAEKDAKGGRTKRKRDDSMKSSMNGELGFKRRRSQDSLSRQ, encoded by the exons ATGGAATACAGTCTGAAATCAG AATCACTGGGATGCCCACCAGCAGCAGACATGACAACTGATCAAGATTTTAGTTTAGACGGGCCTTCAGCTGCGGCTGCGTTTGCCGCAAAGGGCACTGATGTAACTGTTAAAAAAGATCAAGGAATAATCAAG GTTGTCAAGCATCCGGGGATTGATGGGGAACGCCCAATGATCGGAGACAGAGTTACCATCCATTACACTGGAAGGTTGCTCAATGGAAAGGTGTTTCACTCTAGCCGAGAGGGGAATGAGTCGTTTTCCTTCAATATTGGCAAGG GACAAGTCCTCAAAGCATGGGATATCGGTGTGTTATCGATGCAGAGAGGAGAGGTATGCACGTTGCTGTGTAAGCCTGAGTATGCCTATGGCTCTGGAAATCTTGACAAAATTCCTCCCAACTCATCAGTCCTGTTTGAG ATTGAACTACTGAAATTCAAAGGAGAGAATCTCACAGATGATGGTGGAATCATTCGGAGAATAAAGTCCAAGGGGGACGGCTACTTAAATCCCAATGATGGAACAATCGTTGAAG TGCATCTGGAAGGGAGTTGTGACGGTCGATTGTTTGACATCAGGGATGTCAGCTTTGTTGTTAGTGAATCAGTGGATAAAGGTGTTCCATTCGGAGTGGACCGTGCTATGGACAAGATGCAGAAAGGAGAGTGCTGTATACTCTACTTGACTCATAA ATATGGCTTTGGAAGCAAAGGAAaccaaacatttaaaattggGCCAGACAAAGACATTGTATATCAGGTTACCCTCAAAGACTTTAAAAGG gcAAAAGAGTCATGGGAAATGGACTTACATGAAAAGCTGACCCAGGCCTTAGAAATCAAACTTAAAGGCAATCAGTAttacaag ttaGGACATTACAACCATGCTGTCATACAGTACCAGCGTATTGTTTTATGGTTGGAGATGGAGTGCGTCAATGACTTTGAGCAGCAGAAGCAGATAAAGGACTTTCTGTTGTCGGCACACCTCAATTTAGCCTTGTGTTTCCTGCGTATTCAAGATTTGTCACTCGTAGTGGAAAACTGCAACAAG GTGATTGAGATTGACAGTTGCAACGAGAAGGCCCTGTATCGTCGTGGCGAGGGCCGTCTACTTAAAAATGAATTCCACTTAGCAATGGTGGATTTTAAAAGTGTGCTACAAGTCAACCCCTCGAATCAAGCAGCTAGAACCCAGATAGTGAACTgccaaaaaaagatgaaggaGCATCACGAGCTAGACAAGAAGACATATGCTCACATGTTCCAGAAATTGGCAGAAAAGGACGCAaag GGTGGGAGGACCAAGAGGAAGAGGGATGACAGCATGAAAAGCAGCATGAACGGAGAACTGGGCTTTAAACGGCGACGGAGTCAGGATAGCCTGTCACGCCAGTGA
- the LOC144202671 gene encoding uncharacterized protein LOC144202671: MPGGKRRFGSHRRVGQHVEMPEDLFVTDQPPVLQPYEDKGSFNLLPNEGQVTLESQNLISSKQQSSRRKLASNRASKRRGVEQVSVESYHKPTEDIEDASAEKIQTQMIQTAGSSSEDYDSLYGTHLYSAYTPGDTSEALIPSHPDEKELHQPINSVLHSAQDGGEMDSKWDSGSCEKLENPEKLWPDKLDFQTMSVCVLNDIEKETVDKDPTQPNTFLGEIRNFDSMETTFPAKKKDGPASTNDYNEIAQIKNNVEEQNRPSAIDNLSANEHEPSDGGSQFPHQIQIKELKTDPTKSQELDNDIEEMFEQSAKEVSSKMMESKFTSQSVQPEHDLVFESQSNDNNVSADEQTDSVSQAEKTGAFDNGSKNIKEETFEMETTELEHLEIRGLYNTFQEESISDFVRGNEHAVSPPSKKMPEDKESIFESEQMTRDANGNCDESPAGQSLENAEVPNATPEVCTSNEYVKISHHATISPPNADMSRDEELTDLHTKQDTAVQQPDEVLVKGASLLDPNQTKDCEILIDKLQGDVDQNTGIVSNILETHASKLNLGNSFDLGLLPLDNAKVVPMKDYASNSMSKWVETGRKETTESQVNENEMKDELMTSESSQSVEPEKEIFDSQTDDHNASADEQTDSLTDVRIRRKLGSSRHDQRRHIKVFADELYNDSGFIASNTHSQILHEQLSETEVSGSEEAPVVQSKTTLVVENVQADFPEHPVSDAKLSIATLEMCTSKGGLKKDTEYSEAKATISSTKAEIPTNVQHEHSSSFKDIDAPYPNFILNKELQSTETERKEDIFNPALNLNLNIITKKTHNEPTNDAADEKDPPEDEMTFGGEQPNIQDVNTESDTNVKSPMLKDKRRIGSKRKNLGTLAKGDLELKLNLSKGGALVHDVLTEHACQSDDKELKHESSEPNKEHTGDPPSAVLAHDTGEENIISEYQIQGDTLETKSIAAKPDGISELELRVRKRKMGSHRKSRLQQTHVKPDNVGKLQTEPVTASTTHHLADETIQGADEFQT, from the exons ATGCCTGGTGGGAAAAGACGATTTGGCTCTCATCGGAGGGTGGGACAGCATGTTGAAATGCCAGAGGATTTGTTTGTAACAGACCAGCCGCCTGTATTACAACCGTATGAAGATAAAGGATCGTTCAATTTACTACCTAATGAAGGCCAGGTCACTTTAGAATCTCAGAATCTAATTTCATCAAAGCAGCAATCAAGTAGAAGAAAGCTTGCATCAAATAGAGCGAGTAAAAGACGTGGTGTTGAGCAAGTTTCTGTGGAATCTTACCACAAACCGACAGAGGATATTGAAGATGCGAGtgcagaaaaaatacaaacacagaTGATACAAACAGCTGGCAGTTCAAGTGAAGATTATGATTCATTGTATGGGACACATTTATATTCAGCATACACACCTGGAGATACTTCAGAGGCTTTGATACCCAGCCACCCTGATGAAAAAGAGCTACATCAACCCATTAATAGTGTTTTGCATTCAGCTCAAGATGGTGGAGAGATGGACAGTAAGTGGGATTCTGGTTCCTGTGAAAAATTGGAAAACCCAGAAAAACTTTGGCCTGACAAGTTGGACTTCCAAACAATGTCAGTGTGTGTTCTGAATGATATAGAAAAAGAAACAGTCGATAAAGACCCTACACagccaaatacatttttgggcGAAATCCGAAATTTTGACTCGATGGAAACCACTTTTCCAGCCAAAAAGAAAGATGGTCCAGCGAGCACAAATGACTACAATGAAATAGCTCAAATCAAGAACAATGTTGAGGAACAAAACCGTCCATCAGCAATAGACAACCTGTCTGCAAATGAACATGAGCCTTCTGACGGAGGTTCTCAGTTTCCAcaccaaattcaaattaaagagCTCAAAACAGACCCCACAAAAAGTCAGGAACTGGACAATGACATTGAAGAAATGTTTGAACAGAGTGCAAAAGAAGTCTCAAGTAAAATGATGGAGAGTAAATTTACGTCACAAAGTGTGCAACCAGAGCACGATCTCGTCTTTGAATCCCAAAGTAATGACAACAATGTAAGCGCAGATGAACAAACAGACTCTGTTAGCCAGGCTGAAAAGACAGGAGCATTTGATAATGGTTCTAAGAACATTAAAGAGgaaacatttgaaatggaaacaaCTGAGTTGGAACATTTAGAGATAAGAGGATTATACAACACTTTTCAAGAAGAAAGCATAAGTGACTTTGTCAGGGGAAATGAACATGCTGTGTCACCACCTTCGAAGAAGATGCCCGAGGACAAAGAATCCATTTTTGAATCTGAACAAATGACACGAGATGCAAATGGAAATTGTGATGAGAGTCCCGCTGGCCAATCACTTGAAAATGCCGAAGTCCCTAATGCTACACCAGAGGTGTGCACATCTAATGAATATGTGAAAATAAGCCACCACGCCACAATTTCTCCACCAAATGCAGACATGTCCAGGGATGAAGAACTTACGGACTTGCATACTAAACAAGACACAGCAGTTCAACAACCAGATGAGGTTTTAGTTAAGGGTGCTTCATTATTAGATCCAAATCAAACAAAAGACTGCGAAATCTTGATCGATAAACTTCAAGGTGATGTTGATCAAAACACTGGGATTGTCAGTAATATTCTGGAAACACATGCATCTAAATTGAATCTCGGGAATTCTTTTGATTTGGGTTTACTTCCACTGGACAATGCAAAAGTGGTCCCCATGAAGGATTATGCATCGAATTCCATGAGTAAATGGGTCGAAACAGGAAGAAAAGAAACCACAGAAAGTCAAGTGAATGAGAATGAAATGAAGGATGAACTCATGACGAGTGAATCTTCACAAAGTGTGGAACCAGAGAAAGAAATATTTGATTCCCAAACTGATGACCACAATGCAAGCGCAGATGAGCAAACAGATTCCTTAACCGATGTAAGGATCAGGAGAAAACTGGGATCTAGTCGGCATGACCAAAGAAGGCATATTAAGGTCTTTGCTGATGAATTGTACAATGACTCCGGATTCATTGCATCAAATACTCATTCACAAATACTACACGAACAATTGAGTGAAACTGAGGTTTCAGGGAGTGAAGAAGCTCCAGTTGTTCAGTCCAAAACAACATTGGTGGTGGAAAATGTACAGGCTGATTTTCCGGAACACCCAGTTTCAGATGCAAAGCTTTCTATTGCAACACTGGAGATGTGCACATCAAAAGGTGGCCTTAAAAAAGACACCGAGTACAGTGAAGCAAAAGCCACAATTTCCTCAACAAAAGCAGAAATACCCACAAATGTGCAACATGAGCACTCAAGCTCTTTTAAAGACATAGATGCTCCGTATCCCAACTTCATTTTAAATAAGGAGCTTCAATCTACAGAGACAGAAcgaaaagaagacatttttaatCCTGCTTTGAATCTAAACCTAAATATCATAACTAAGAAGACACACAATGAGCCAACAAATGATGCAGCTGATGAAAAAGATCCTCCAGAAGATGAGATGACGTTTGGTGGTGAACAACCGAATATACAGGACGTAAATACCGAGAGTGATACAAATGTGAAAAGTCCCATGTTGAAAGACAAAAGAAGGATTGGCTCAAAACGCAAAAATCTTGGAACTTTGGCGAAGGGGGACTTGGAGCTAAAGTTGAATTTGAGTAAAGGGGGAGCTCTTGTTCATGATGTTCTAACAGAGCATGCCTGTCAAAGTGATGATAAAGAGTTGAAACATGAAAGCTCAGAACCAAACAAAGAACACACTGGAGATCCTCCAAGCGCAGTCCTGGCTCACGATACAGGCGAGGAAAATATCATTTCAGAGTATCAGATTCAAGGCGACACCCTGGAAACAAAGTCAATCGCTGCCAAACCTGACGGAATCTCAGAATTAGAATTAAGGGTTAGAAAGCGGAAAATGGGATCTCACCGGAAGTCCCGATTACAACAAACTCATGTGAAACCAGATAATGTCGGCAAATTGCAAACAGAACCTGTGACCGCTTCAACTACACACCACCTTGCTGATGAGACCATTCAAGGGGCGGATGAATTTCAG ACTTAA